From Salvelinus sp. IW2-2015 linkage group LG2, ASM291031v2, whole genome shotgun sequence, one genomic window encodes:
- the LOC111978772 gene encoding ganglioside-induced differentiation-associated protein 2 isoform X1, whose amino-acid sequence MDPLGARSQFVEVQTLSTWERQPDPEGEETEKEYTDSLVSQEAFPSPFPYREDINRKIVLYNGDVALLNCTAIVNTSNETLTDKNPISESILLHAGPELRDELLKLNGCRTGEAKMTKGFNLAARFIIHTVGPKYKAKYRTAAESSLYSCYRNVMQLAKEQAMASVAFCVVSTTKRGYALEDATHIAFRTVRRFLENHGKSIEMVVFAVTDMEEPTYRKLLPLYYPRSDEEERASLPLIPADIGNSEGEPVVPERQIRIAEKPGSLEDDCEEETLDSDLGQVGNHAFARMEGDVDKQRKLILQGQLSDATIHKQHQRNYNRWLCRARAEDLSDIAALKALYQTGVDMCGRTVMVLVGRNIPVTLIDMEKALLYFIHVMDHITVKEYAMVYFHTLTGEHNRLDSEFLKKLNEIVDAKFKKNLRAFYFVHPSFRSKVSTWFFTRFSVSGMKEKVHHVETLQQLFTCILPEQIDIPPFVLEYDARVNGAYHPAHSPSL is encoded by the exons ATGGATCCTCTGGGAGCACGCTCTCAGTTTGTGGAGGTACAGACTCTGTCCACCTGGGAGCGGCAGCCAGACcctgagggagaagagacagagaaggagtacACCGACAGCCTGGTCAGCCAGGAGGCCTTCCCCTCCCCTTTTCCCTACAGAGAGGACATCAACAGGAAGATAGTGCTTTA TAATGGCGACGTGGCCCTGCTGAACTGCACAGCGATTGTCAACACGAGTAACGAGACTCTGACGGACAAAAACCCCATCTCTGAGAGCATCCTCTTACACGCTGGGCCTGAGCTTCGAGATGAGCTGCTCAAACTGAACG GATGTCGGACAGGCGAGGCGAAAATGACCAAAGGCTTTAACCTGGCGGCACGCTTTATTATCCACACGGTGGGCCCCAAGTACAAAGCCAAGTACAGGACGGCTGCTGAGAGCTCACTGTACAGCTGCTATAGGAACGTAATGCAGCTCGCCAA AGAGCAGGCCATGGCATCTGTGGCCTTCTGTGTGGTAAGCACAACTAAGAGAGGATACGCACTAGAGGACGCCACACACATCGCCTtca gAACGGTCCGCAGGTTTCTCGAGAACCATGGAAAGAGCATAGAGATGGTGGTGTTCGCTGTGACGGATATGGAAGAG CCTACATACAGGAAGCTGCTTCCTCTCTACTACCCTCGTTCTGATGAAGAGGAGCGCGCCAGCCTGCCCCTAATCCCTGCCGACATTGGCAACTCAGAGGGTGAGCCTGTAGTCCCAGAGAGACAGATCCGCATCGCTGAGAAACCAGGCAGTCTGGAAG ATGACTGTGAGGAGGAGACTCTGGACTCAGACCTGGGCCAGGTGGGGAATCATGCGTTTGCCCGGATGGAGGGAGATGTGGACAAACAGCGCAAACTCATCCTGCAGGGCCAGCTGTCTGACGCAACCATCCACAAACAGCACCAGAGAAA TTATAACCGCTGGTTATGTCGAGCCAGGGCAGAGGACTTGTCTGACATAGCAGCACTGAAAGCCTTATATCAAACTG GTGTTGACATGTGTGGCAGGACGGTGATGGTTCTTGTTGGCAGAAATATTCCTGTGACCCTCATCGACATGGAAAAG GCCCTGCTGTACTTCATCCATGTCATGGACCACATCACAGTGAAGGAGTATGCAATGGTTTACTTCCACACTCTGACCGGAGAACACAACCGTCTGGACTCTGAATTCCTTAAGAAGCTCAACGAGATTGTAGATGCCAA GTTTAAGAAGAACTTGAGGGCTTTCTACTTTGTACACCCCTCATTTCGCTCCAAG GTGTCCACCTGGTTCTTCACAAGATTCAGTGTGTCAGGGATGAAAGAGAAGGTCCATCATGTAGAGACCCTCCAGCAGCTCTTCACCTGTATTCTGCCTGAACAGATAGACATCCCCCCCTTCGTCCTGGAGTACGACGCACGG GTGAATGGGGCTTACCACCCCGCCCACTCCCCCAGCCTATGA
- the LOC111978772 gene encoding ganglioside-induced differentiation-associated protein 2 isoform X2, whose amino-acid sequence MDPLGARSQFVEVQTLSTWERQPDPEGEETEKEYTDSLVSQEAFPSPFPYREDINRKIVLYNGDVALLNCTAIVNTSNETLTDKNPISESILLHAGPELRDELLKLNGCRTGEAKMTKGFNLAARFIIHTVGPKYKAKYRTAAESSLYSCYRNVMQLAKEQAMASVAFCVVSTTKRGYALEDATHIAFRTVRRFLENHGKSIEMVVFAVTDMEEPTYRKLLPLYYPRSDEEERASLPLIPADIGNSEGEPVVPERQIRIAEKPGSLEDDCEEETLDSDLGQVGNHAFARMEGDVDKQRKLILQGQLSDATIHKQHQRNYNRWLCRARAEDLSDIAALKALYQTGVDMCGRTVMVLVGRNIPVTLIDMEKALLYFIHVMDHITVKEYAMVYFHTLTGEHNRLDSEFLKKLNEIVDAKFKKNLRAFYFVHPSFRSKVSTWFFTRFSVSGMKEKVHHVETLQQLFTCILPEQIDIPPFVLEYDARQCDTIR is encoded by the exons ATGGATCCTCTGGGAGCACGCTCTCAGTTTGTGGAGGTACAGACTCTGTCCACCTGGGAGCGGCAGCCAGACcctgagggagaagagacagagaaggagtacACCGACAGCCTGGTCAGCCAGGAGGCCTTCCCCTCCCCTTTTCCCTACAGAGAGGACATCAACAGGAAGATAGTGCTTTA TAATGGCGACGTGGCCCTGCTGAACTGCACAGCGATTGTCAACACGAGTAACGAGACTCTGACGGACAAAAACCCCATCTCTGAGAGCATCCTCTTACACGCTGGGCCTGAGCTTCGAGATGAGCTGCTCAAACTGAACG GATGTCGGACAGGCGAGGCGAAAATGACCAAAGGCTTTAACCTGGCGGCACGCTTTATTATCCACACGGTGGGCCCCAAGTACAAAGCCAAGTACAGGACGGCTGCTGAGAGCTCACTGTACAGCTGCTATAGGAACGTAATGCAGCTCGCCAA AGAGCAGGCCATGGCATCTGTGGCCTTCTGTGTGGTAAGCACAACTAAGAGAGGATACGCACTAGAGGACGCCACACACATCGCCTtca gAACGGTCCGCAGGTTTCTCGAGAACCATGGAAAGAGCATAGAGATGGTGGTGTTCGCTGTGACGGATATGGAAGAG CCTACATACAGGAAGCTGCTTCCTCTCTACTACCCTCGTTCTGATGAAGAGGAGCGCGCCAGCCTGCCCCTAATCCCTGCCGACATTGGCAACTCAGAGGGTGAGCCTGTAGTCCCAGAGAGACAGATCCGCATCGCTGAGAAACCAGGCAGTCTGGAAG ATGACTGTGAGGAGGAGACTCTGGACTCAGACCTGGGCCAGGTGGGGAATCATGCGTTTGCCCGGATGGAGGGAGATGTGGACAAACAGCGCAAACTCATCCTGCAGGGCCAGCTGTCTGACGCAACCATCCACAAACAGCACCAGAGAAA TTATAACCGCTGGTTATGTCGAGCCAGGGCAGAGGACTTGTCTGACATAGCAGCACTGAAAGCCTTATATCAAACTG GTGTTGACATGTGTGGCAGGACGGTGATGGTTCTTGTTGGCAGAAATATTCCTGTGACCCTCATCGACATGGAAAAG GCCCTGCTGTACTTCATCCATGTCATGGACCACATCACAGTGAAGGAGTATGCAATGGTTTACTTCCACACTCTGACCGGAGAACACAACCGTCTGGACTCTGAATTCCTTAAGAAGCTCAACGAGATTGTAGATGCCAA GTTTAAGAAGAACTTGAGGGCTTTCTACTTTGTACACCCCTCATTTCGCTCCAAG GTGTCCACCTGGTTCTTCACAAGATTCAGTGTGTCAGGGATGAAAGAGAAGGTCCATCATGTAGAGACCCTCCAGCAGCTCTTCACCTGTATTCTGCCTGAACAGATAGACATCCCCCCCTTCGTCCTGGAGTACGACGCACGG CAGTGCGATACAATCAGATGA